TGGTTTCAAAATTTCAATCTCCTTCTCTCCAATCACAGCATTATCGCCTTCGTTAAAGGGGACATGCAATGATATAAAATCCGCTTTCTTTAATACCTTTTGTTTGGTCACTGTTTGCAATGGGATTTTTACTACTTTGTCACGCATATTAGGATGAAAATAAAAACTAATTTTCACTTCATCTACATAAGGATCATAGGCTAATACATCCATGCCCATACCTAACGCAATCTTAGCAACCTCTTGGCCTATTCGTCCAAAACCTATAATACCCATAGTGCGACCACGAAGTTCAACTCCATTGGCACAAAACTTTTTCAAATCACCAAATTTTCCTGGTGCATCAATAGCCATTTCTCTATTGGCATAATTTATAAATCTCGCCATCGAGAATATATGTGCGAAAACCAACTCAGCTACAGATGCTGATGACGACATAGGTGTATTAACTACTTTTATGCCTTTCTGCTTAGCATAGTCTATATCAATATTATCTAGTCCCACGCCACCACGCCCAATCAGTTTTAAATTAGGGCACACATCCATTAATTCTTTACGAACTTTGGTTGCACTACGCACCGTTATTACATCATAAGCATTTAGTTTTTTTGCTAATTCTTCTTGCGGAATTTTGGTAGTGTCCACTTTGAATCCAGCTTTCTCTAGCATCTTTTTTCCAGTACTGTCGATTCCGTCGTTTGCGAGTATTTTTATCATATTTAAGTAGTTAGTAAACAGTGGTCAGTAATCAGTGGTCAGCCCACCGCGGCGGGCAGTAATCAGTGGCTGACGCTGGATTTGTAACCATTGCTTATATTTATTTTTTGAATTAATTGTTATTTCTCATTAGTAGTCAGTGGTCAGTGGTCAGTCCGCTGCGGCGGGCAGTGGCCAGTGGTCAGTGGCTGACGCCGAACTTGCCTGCGGCAAGCAGGTGGCACTGACTAGTATTTACCGACTACTGTCCACTTTCAAACTCTTTCATTACATCTACCAAAACTTCTACACTTTCGATAGGTAATGCGTTATATAATGATGCACGGAAACCACCAACGGAGCGGTGACCTTTAATTCCTGATATATTTGCTTCTTTTGCAGCAGCCATAAATGCATCATCCAAATCGGGTTTTGTCATTACAAAACATACATTCATTTTCGAGCGGTCTTCGATTTCGCAAGTTCCTTTAAACAAACTGTTGCGGTCAATTTCATTATATAATAAATTTGCTTTGGCGGTATTGCGAACTTCCATGGCAGCAACACCTCCCATCTCTTTCACCCATTTCAAAGTTTGTAATGAAACATAAATAGCAAATACCGAAGGCGTATTATACATACTTCCATTGTCTATATGTACTTGATAGTTCAGCATGGTTGGAATTTTGCGTTTCACATGTCCCAATAAACCACTTTTAATGATAGCCATTGCAACACCTGCAGCCCCCATATTTTTTTGTGCTCCAGCATATATCATATCAAATTTATTAATATCGATAGGGCGACTAAAAATATCAGAGCTCATATCACAAATCATCGGAATAGGGCTATCGGGGAAGCTTTGCATCTGGGTTCCATAAATCGTATTATTAGAAGTGCAATGGAAATATTTGGCATCCGCGGGAATTGTATAATCCTTGGGAATATAATTAAAATTTTTATCCTCTGAGGAAGCTAATACATTCACATTTCCAAAAAACTTCGCTTCCTTAATTGCTCTGGTAGCCCACACACCAGTATTTACATAGGCAGCGGTATCTGTTTCGTCTAACAAATTATTGGGTATCATATCAAATTGCAAACTAGCTCCACCTTGCAAAAACACGATTGAATAACCATCGGGTATATTATATAATTCTTTAATGAGTGCAACAGCTTCATCAATCACCGCTTCAAATTGCTTGCTACGGTGTGAAATTTCGAGAATTGATAAACCCGTGCCTGCAAAATTATTAATAGCATCAATTGAATTCTTGATTGCCTGTGCGGGTATGATGGCTGGTCCTGCAGAAAAATTATGTATCATAAATAGGGTTTTAATTTTGATGCGAAATTATTCGATTTTGTCCAAATGCTCAAGATAATCAAGGTAATTTATTGTCCACACAGCTAAATAATTAACCGTCTCGGTGTTCAAACCTGTTAATGACAGGCTCAAAAAATTAACAAAAAGCAGAATTTGGGATTAAATAAATTGGGGATGACACATTCAGCCTTTATTTTTGCAGACATTGTACTTATAAAATAAAACGCATGACAACTGATACTACTTCCACAATTTCTTTTGCACAAACCGAGAACCAACGCATGATAGCTGATATGGTTCGTGAGTTTGGCGATAAACACATTCGACCGAAGATGATGGAATGGGACGAGAGCCAAGAGTTCCCCGTTGAGGTTTTCAAAAAACTGGGAGAGCTAGGATTGATGGGCGTTTTAGTCCCACAAGAATATGGAGGATCAGGTTTTGGATATTTGGAATATGTAACTGCAATTGTTGAACTTTCAAAAATTTGTGGTTCAATCGGTTTGTCAATGGCTGCTCACAATTCATTAGGTACAGGTCATATTTTACAATTTGGAAACGAAGAACAAAAACAAAAATACCTTCCCAAACTTGCTACTGCAGAATGGATTGGTGCTTGGGGATTGACTGAACCAAATACAGGAAGTGATGCAGGTCGTATGATGACCACCGCTGTAAAAGATGGCGACCACTGGGTGATTAATGGAGCCAAGTCGTGGATTACCCATGGCAAAAGCGGTAATGTAGCTGTTGTTATAGTTCGCACAGGCGAACTGCTCGACTCACATGGCATGACTGCATTTATTATAGAAAAAGGAACAGCCGGTTTTTCTGCGGGTCGTAAAGAAAATAAATTGGGCATGCGTGCCAGTGAAACTACCGAACTCATTTTTGAAAACTGTCGTGTGCACAATGATCAAGTATTGGGCAAAGTAGGCGATGGTTTTGTGCAAGCCATGAAAGTACTTGATGGAGGTCGTATATCCATTGCCTCATTGGGATTGGGAATTGCCAAAGGTGCTTTTGAAGCATCGGTGAAATATGCAAAAGAGCGTCAGCAGTTTGGAAAGCCCATTGGAGAATTCCAAGGAATTGGTTTTAAATTGGCCGATATGGCTACGCAAATTGAAGCAGCCGAACTATTGACCATGCAAGCAGCATATATGAAAAACGAAGGACAGAATGTAAACAAGCAATCGGCCTTTGCAAAATATTATGCCAGTGAAGTTGCCGTACGTTGTAGCACTGAGGCTATTCAAATATTTGGAGGCTATGGTTATACCAAAGATTATCCTGTAGAAAAGTATTATAGAGATTCAAAACTTTGCACCATTGGTGAAGGTACTTCTGAGATACAGAAGTTGGTAATTTCGAGAGCGATTTTGAAGGAATAATTTGGGGCTACCGTCATTCTGAGTCTCGTTGAAAAATGCAAAAAATATTTGACTATTTTTGACGAGACGAAGAATCTCTTGAAATGGAACACGTTTAAATAACTTATATGAAATCCATAAAATCCAAACATATAACAACATTCGAAGAACATTTAGAAAATCGGTATGGTAAAATTGGTTCGGTAAAGAGAACTGAGTTCGAAATAAAAGCGAAGTCATTTGTTGCACAAGAATTAAAACATGCTAAATAATACCGACACTCAATATATAATAGTCCAAAAGAAAGGGACTAATCCCCCCGCATCCCGATAATTATCGGGATTAAGCGGGGCATTCGGGATGTAGTTCGGTATTACCATTCTAAAAACTAAATCCGCCACAGGCGGAGAACTATTTTACTTTAAGAATTGGTATAAAATGGGACACATCAAAGAACCAGAAGGTTTTGATTTAGCAATCAATAGTAGGTCTTTGTCAGTTGAAGAAGAAGAAGCCGTCAGCAAATATATTCGCGAATACAAAGCAAAAAATTTGAACAAGAAGAAATAATTTATATTACTTTTTCCTCTTCCTATTCCCCTCCATCTTCTTCACCTCTTCTTCAAACCATGCTATATATCCATCTAGTTGCGATGCAAGATAATAAGGCAAGTTAAGCAGATGATAGTCTTTGCCCGTCATCGTTTTTATTCCTGTAATTTTAAAATCGCCACTATAGAAACGAATAGCCATTTTGTGTGGAGATTCATCCATATATAAGTGCAAAGATTTTAACGTTCCTGCTGCACCAGATTTAACTTCAACAGGAATTAAATTTCCTTCAAATGGATATATATAATCAATCTCGGCCATCGAAGTTTTTTTCTCACGAACCCAAAAATTCAAACTATATAATGCATTAAAATGCGAGGCCAATAGTTCTTGTCCCACTAAATGTTCTATCATAATACCATTATATACATTATTCAAATCCTGGGTGCCCATAATTTCTTTTTGTATACCTACAAAATAGTTAAGCATACCTGTGTCTAAAACTTGCAAGCGTGGAGATTTTTTATAATCGGGCATTAGGGGCAAAACCACATTTGTTTGCGGATATATCAATTGAATGAGCAGGGCTTTCTCTAAGGCACGTAGGGCTTCTCCCATTTCTCTACTACCATAATTGGATTTCCCAAAACCCTGAAATTTGATGCGTTTTCCTGCTTCACTATAGCTGGCACGAATAGCTTGTCTGATGGTTTGCAATTGAACATTATTGCTTGCATATTTTTCAACATCGTCTATATAAGAAACTATCAACGATTCATATATTTTATTCAAGGAAACCAAATCTTTTGATTTGGCATATTGTTCAACAATCTCGGGCATGCCTCCTATCAAACTATAGGTTTTGAATAACTGTAATAGTTTTTCATGGGCGAAAGATGCTATCGGAATAGTAGTTAATTCTTTCAATGCAGTTTTTTCGCCTATCGCATCCAAAAATTCAGGGAATGAAACAGGACGAACTACTAAATAATCGACACGACCAACAGGGAAACTTATATTTCTATCGAACAAAGATTCCAACATCGAGCCTGCTGCTATAATATATAGTTCGGGCATTTGCTCGTAGAAATAACGGAGTATATTAAGTGCTTCGGGAACTTCTTGTATTTCGTCAATAAAAATGAGTGTTTTTTGTTTGGCTGAATACTTTTTATTTTTTGCAAAAAAAAGTGACTGAACCAGGTCTTCAATTTTTGTGAACTCTCTGAAGGGATCACTATCGACCTTTATTTCTAGGTTCAAATAAAGGTACTGATCGAACTGGGTACCAAACAAATTGACCAAAGTAGTTTTGCCAACCTGCCTAGCACCCCTCAAAACCAATGGTTTCCGCTTTTCACTTGCGGCCCATTTTTCCAATTCTCTAAATACTATCCTACTAAACATGTCACAAAGTTAGGGTAAATACTACAAATTTTTGTCATAAAGTTAGGGTTGTTTTTGTCATTTTCTGTCACAAAGTTAGGGTAATTTTTGATATTTTTTGTCACAAAGTTAGGGTTGTTTTTGATATTTTTTGTCACAGAGTTAGGGTTGTTTTTGTCTTTTTTTGTCACAAAGTTAGGGTAAATTTTACAATATTTTGTCACAAAGTTAGGGTAATTTTTACAATATCTTGTCACAAAGTTGGGGTAATTATTGTAAAATATTGTCACAGAGTTAGGGTTGTTTTTGTCATTTTTTGTCACAGAGTTAGGGTAAATATTGCCGATTTTTGTCACAAAGTTAGGGTTGTTTACTTTTTAAGAATGCTAAAAAAGTAGACAGAAAACAAGTATTTTTGCCCCATGTCTAACCCATTCAAACAAGAATTAATTAGTGCATTAATGCGAGAACATTCCATTAAAAATACGATGGCAATTGTTGGGTTAATTGGTGGAGAGCAAAAGAAGTTTGATATACTGATGGATTTATTTTTCCATGGTGAATATAGAATCGTACAACGTGCATCGTGGGTGCTGGGCCATTGCGGAGAGATGCATCCCCAACTAATTAAAAAATGGATTAAGCCCTTGCTCGAAAATCTTTCCAATCAAGTTCATGATGCTGTAAAAAGAAATACTGTAAGAATTTTACAGGAATATATAATCCCTGAAGAGTTAAGTGGTTTGGCGTACGATCAATGTTTCAAATTATTAATTAGCCCCACCGAACCTATAGCGGTTAAGGCATTTTCCATGCAAGTATTATATAATATAACGACAGATATTCCTGAGCTAAAACCCGAATTGGCAGAAGCGATCAGCAAACAATTACCTTTCGGTTCAGCCGGTTTAAAAAGTAGAGGTGGGAAGATTTTGAAGTTGTTGGGATATTAATATCTCCGTCGTATTCCTAAAATCATTCTCCGCCGCGGCGGAATAATTAATTCAATCGTAAATGTTAATGTCTATT
This portion of the Bacteroidota bacterium genome encodes:
- the serC gene encoding 3-phosphoserine/phosphohydroxythreonine transaminase — translated: MIHNFSAGPAIIPAQAIKNSIDAINNFAGTGLSILEISHRSKQFEAVIDEAVALIKELYNIPDGYSIVFLQGGASLQFDMIPNNLLDETDTAAYVNTGVWATRAIKEAKFFGNVNVLASSEDKNFNYIPKDYTIPADAKYFHCTSNNTIYGTQMQSFPDSPIPMICDMSSDIFSRPIDINKFDMIYAGAQKNMGAAGVAMAIIKSGLLGHVKRKIPTMLNYQVHIDNGSMYNTPSVFAIYVSLQTLKWVKEMGGVAAMEVRNTAKANLLYNEIDRNSLFKGTCEIEDRSKMNVCFVMTKPDLDDAFMAAAKEANISGIKGHRSVGGFRASLYNALPIESVEVLVDVMKEFESGQ
- a CDS encoding AAA family ATPase → MFSRIVFRELEKWAASEKRKPLVLRGARQVGKTTLVNLFGTQFDQYLYLNLEIKVDSDPFREFTKIEDLVQSLFFAKNKKYSAKQKTLIFIDEIQEVPEALNILRYFYEQMPELYIIAAGSMLESLFDRNISFPVGRVDYLVVRPVSFPEFLDAIGEKTALKELTTIPIASFAHEKLLQLFKTYSLIGGMPEIVEQYAKSKDLVSLNKIYESLIVSYIDDVEKYASNNVQLQTIRQAIRASYSEAGKRIKFQGFGKSNYGSREMGEALRALEKALLIQLIYPQTNVVLPLMPDYKKSPRLQVLDTGMLNYFVGIQKEIMGTQDLNNVYNGIMIEHLVGQELLASHFNALYSLNFWVREKKTSMAEIDYIYPFEGNLIPVEVKSGAAGTLKSLHLYMDESPHKMAIRFYSGDFKITGIKTMTGKDYHLLNLPYYLASQLDGYIAWFEEEVKKMEGNRKRKK
- a CDS encoding acyl-CoA dehydrogenase family protein gives rise to the protein MTTDTTSTISFAQTENQRMIADMVREFGDKHIRPKMMEWDESQEFPVEVFKKLGELGLMGVLVPQEYGGSGFGYLEYVTAIVELSKICGSIGLSMAAHNSLGTGHILQFGNEEQKQKYLPKLATAEWIGAWGLTEPNTGSDAGRMMTTAVKDGDHWVINGAKSWITHGKSGNVAVVIVRTGELLDSHGMTAFIIEKGTAGFSAGRKENKLGMRASETTELIFENCRVHNDQVLGKVGDGFVQAMKVLDGGRISIASLGLGIAKGAFEASVKYAKERQQFGKPIGEFQGIGFKLADMATQIEAAELLTMQAAYMKNEGQNVNKQSAFAKYYASEVAVRCSTEAIQIFGGYGYTKDYPVEKYYRDSKLCTIGEGTSEIQKLVISRAILKE
- a CDS encoding D-2-hydroxyacid dehydrogenase, coding for MIKILANDGIDSTGKKMLEKAGFKVDTTKIPQEELAKKLNAYDVITVRSATKVRKELMDVCPNLKLIGRGGVGLDNIDIDYAKQKGIKVVNTPMSSSASVAELVFAHIFSMARFINYANREMAIDAPGKFGDLKKFCANGVELRGRTMGIIGFGRIGQEVAKIALGMGMDVLAYDPYVDEVKISFYFHPNMRDKVVKIPLQTVTKQKVLKKADFISLHVPFNEGDNAVIGEKEIEILKPGVGLVNCSRGGVIDEKALLNALKIGKVAFAGLDVFEKEPPVKSELFSLPNVSLSPHIGGSTMEAQNRIGIELAEKIIEFFRKK